Within Tenebrio molitor chromosome 3, icTenMoli1.1, whole genome shotgun sequence, the genomic segment cctttttatttttgtacgtttCATCCATAAATTCCACCTGATTGCTTTTGTTCGTggtaaaactttttaatcgatTATTTCACAAACTAATCGTTTTTGATcccatatgtattaagaggtttatgcttatttttgatcatagaatCTGCCCTGAATGTTTGTCGATCGAATTCTAATACAccctgtacagggtgattttgaaagttatgcagatattttaatcacgagctactggcttcatgtagaactcggaaaaaaatattctatgtcaaaaaataaaatgacattaattttttgagctacaattttttaaaattgcttttagttttctacgttgtcctacaaccccGCAGGTacaatttcggcacattttaaaaattcacccttttatatcatgttttataaaatgtacgccaatgcgaagtaacctataggaaatatgttttaaatttaaaacaaggaaaccgcattggtgtacgttttataaaatatgatatacagggtgtatttttaaaatgtgccgaattTTTACcttcgaggttgtttgacaacgtagaagactaaaagcaattaaaaaaaaatgtagctcaaaaaataaatatcattttattttttgagatagaacattttttccgagttctacatgaagccagtagctcgtgattaaaatatctgcacaactttcaaaatcaccctgtataatatgtaGTAATTTAATATCGacaatattgttttaaatttaattgcagATTGAGTTGTCCGAAGTTGGGCCCCGCTTTCAGTTACGGTTATATGAAATTAAGCTAGGAACACTGGATAATGCGGACGCTGCAGATACCGAATGGGCTTTGAGGCCGTACATGAACACCACCGTCAAAAGGAGATTTTTCAGCGACGACGACGGCTGGCTCCAAGATGACGAGATTACgtcgtgaattttttttttataatataattttctaataaaataaaaatgcacgtttgtgtttcaatttattttttatttcacaattaTAGTTTTTGTTTGAACGTTGTGTTAATggaaacaataaatttagaaGTAACAGGTGTATCGAGGAGCGGCCGTGTCCGGAAGAAGTCGTCCAAGTTGGTGGATTTTGAGTCGCCAGACGAAATCGACAGATCGTACAAGAGACAAGGAGCGATGGGTCGAAAGTCGGATTTTGAGGTGCAGCCCCCCAGAAAATTACCGCGCCCCGAAGACGTAAGCGCTGTCACGTTGTGTCATTAGCATCCAAACACATAGTTTTGTTAGGTTTTCATCAAGTCGGAACACGGCTTTGAAAACTACGACATGGAACAAAGCGATTCCGAATACGAGAGCGAGTACGAGCTGCCTGCAAATACAGAATCGAGTATAGACTCGGTGGACACTGATAGTGAATTCGATGAGCAAGAGACGAGCGGGTTTAAGCGTCTGGACACTGACACGTCCAAGAAACGGTTCATCATCAAGGATGGGAGAATTGTCAAGCCGGAAAAAAATTCACGTAAAGATGAGTTACACAGTTGATTTTTAGTAGATTAAATTTGTTCAAACATTCTAGGAGGGGGAAAAAGCGGTGTTAAACCGACCGGCAAAAAGACACCTATTTCGAAGTCATCCCCGGGAAGTTTGTCTTACGATACCTCGAGTATTTCTCCCCCAAGTCCCAGGGGTAAGGATGCTGGGTACAAAGTCAACGGGATCAAACCGATAGATGTGGCCGCTCATTTGAAACTGTTGGGAGAAAGTCTTACTATAATCGGCGAGAGGCTCAAAGAACACGAAGTAAGTAGAATTTTCAATGATGTAATTCAGTGACTGTTAAGGCGGGTCCATACTATCCGATCGGCACTTTCAATTAAGGGAAGAcgtgacctgacctgaccaaACCATGACGTTCGCAATGTGGAATGCAGTGGAGACGTGGCATTCGGCATGCCGCGCAATATGATTTTGCGGTGCGGCACAGGCCCAATGCAAACGGGTGTCGGTTTTAGAAGAATCATTCCGAAATACGTATTTATCAATTTTCCAGGTCATAGatcattattattttcgaaagtttgttacaaacaaaaattaattattggaGAAAATCAGCAACCGCAAGATGGCGCTGCAAATTGAACGAAATAGGGAAAACAAAGAACAGCTGATTTCATttgtatttggatttaatttgcCGGTAACAATTGTTGACATTTTACATTATAATAAATGGTTTAACACCAGAACTTATTGCCAATTCAAACAGGAATTGTTGCTCATacggtactatggcggccaaaaaattttggccgtcactttcttgacattcaagtaaagtgtaaataaacctttaggaatcgcaaccccactttcgattcttgtcattttgacaatcagtTTAAACTGTTTgcagctcagatattccaaaaatcaaaaacaaacaaaattaaagcaatcgtacatagataaccggaggtaaacgttctgtgtagagaaatgacaaaataattttgagttttgaa encodes:
- the LOC138127208 gene encoding uncharacterized protein isoform X2; the encoded protein is MMESFQGKKQKSEEVTGVSRSGRVRKKSSKLVDFESPDEIDRSYKRQGAMGRKSDFEVQPPRKLPRPEDVFIKSEHGFENYDMEQSDSEYESEYELPANTESSIDSVDTDSEFDEQETSGFKRLDTDTSKKRFIIKDGRIVKPEKNSRGGKSGVKPTGKKTPISKSSPGSLSYDTSSISPPSPRGKDAGYKVNGIKPIDVAAHLKLLGESLTIIGERLKEHEGQIAVSGSLSVLLDSLLCALGPLLCLSQQIPELQENCCSPEQLMSTLDNVAFIMPGL
- the LOC138127208 gene encoding uncharacterized protein isoform X3, encoding MMESFQGKKQKSEGVSRSGRVRKKSSKLVDFESPDEIDRSYKRQGAMGRKSDFEVQPPRKLPRPEDVFIKSEHGFENYDMEQSDSEYESEYELPANTESSIDSVDTDSEFDEQETSGFKRLDTDTSKKRFIIKDGRIVKPEKNSRGGKSGVKPTGKKTPISKSSPGSLSYDTSSISPPSPRGKDAGYKVNGIKPIDVAAHLKLLGESLTIIGERLKEHEGQIAVSGSLSVLLDSLLCALGPLLCLSQQIPELQENCCSPEQLMSTLDNVAFIMPGL